A stretch of Microbulbifer bruguierae DNA encodes these proteins:
- a CDS encoding BatD family protein translates to MVTKAVPQTSRHTNPRHLAAAEILGHTFKLLLGLLLLTIASLASAQNLTASVDRNELAINETFTLTLRYSGSQSGGQPDFNLLEQDFEVLSRQQSNQYRVINGRAESFVEWSVILAPLKEGKLFVPSLHLHGEISDAIPITVNKAGESPAGTQRQAFLEVELDKDKLYVQEQLLVKVRLYTTVGLHDIATDPLQVPGAHVEKVDEQRYERRIDGVGHAVYELTYAVFPESSGELNIPALNYVAVTGRRDPFSLFNRNAQRVRLRTEAKTVQVEPKPDSYSGTHWLPAASLGIVQSWSKDPEEFKVGEPITRIITLRGEGLRAAQLPPLPPLDIEGLKTYPDQPQKEDQPGANGITGTRIETTAIVATKPGDYQLPAITITWWDNKTGRQRATQLPAFRFTVSGAAATASSQTGGSGLPDKSALPTTEEVKPGFWQKVAIGAIASHLIWIFYFLKMRSQRSSQSAPVNSGTRNQRASTQTLEQAALSADPKGLQDALHHWVQTRWPDARGKSIEEIQKILKLPELDKLQELINGALYAKPVVPLNRGQLTVLIQSLTSFEPGPEADLQASALPPLFSSKK, encoded by the coding sequence ATGGTAACCAAAGCTGTTCCGCAAACTTCACGACACACAAATCCTAGGCACCTCGCTGCAGCGGAGATCCTGGGTCACACCTTCAAGTTACTACTAGGTCTTCTGCTCCTCACCATCGCCAGTCTGGCCAGTGCCCAGAACCTGACCGCCTCCGTGGACCGCAACGAGCTAGCCATCAACGAGACCTTTACTCTGACGCTGCGCTACAGCGGCTCACAGAGCGGCGGGCAGCCGGACTTCAATCTGCTGGAACAGGATTTTGAAGTACTCTCACGACAACAGTCCAACCAATACCGCGTCATCAACGGGCGCGCTGAAAGCTTTGTCGAGTGGAGTGTCATTCTCGCCCCCTTGAAAGAAGGCAAGTTATTTGTCCCCTCACTACACCTGCACGGAGAGATTTCAGACGCCATTCCAATCACCGTCAACAAAGCCGGTGAATCCCCAGCCGGCACACAGCGTCAGGCGTTCCTTGAAGTAGAATTGGACAAAGACAAACTCTACGTTCAGGAACAGCTGCTGGTAAAAGTCCGCCTTTACACCACTGTGGGTCTCCACGATATCGCAACCGATCCACTGCAGGTCCCGGGCGCACATGTAGAAAAGGTCGATGAGCAGCGATATGAGCGCAGAATCGATGGCGTAGGTCATGCGGTTTACGAACTCACCTATGCCGTGTTCCCGGAAAGCTCCGGCGAACTCAATATTCCCGCGCTCAATTATGTGGCAGTCACAGGGCGTAGAGACCCCTTCTCCCTGTTCAATCGCAATGCCCAGCGTGTGCGCCTGCGTACCGAAGCAAAAACCGTACAGGTTGAACCAAAACCGGACAGTTACAGTGGCACCCACTGGCTCCCCGCAGCTAGCCTCGGCATAGTCCAGAGCTGGAGCAAAGACCCGGAGGAATTCAAAGTCGGTGAACCCATCACCCGGATTATCACCTTGCGCGGCGAGGGACTGCGTGCTGCACAGCTACCGCCACTCCCGCCGCTGGATATTGAAGGACTTAAAACCTATCCCGATCAACCTCAAAAGGAAGATCAACCCGGTGCCAATGGCATAACCGGAACCCGAATCGAGACCACCGCAATCGTAGCCACCAAACCCGGGGATTATCAGCTGCCCGCCATCACGATAACATGGTGGGACAACAAAACAGGACGCCAGCGAGCCACCCAGTTACCAGCGTTCCGCTTTACGGTTTCCGGTGCTGCGGCAACCGCTAGCAGCCAAACGGGAGGCAGTGGCTTGCCAGATAAGTCCGCACTCCCAACCACCGAAGAAGTGAAGCCAGGTTTTTGGCAAAAAGTGGCCATCGGCGCGATTGCTTCCCATCTGATCTGGATTTTCTACTTTTTAAAAATGCGCAGCCAAAGGTCCTCGCAAAGTGCACCGGTAAACTCCGGGACTCGGAACCAACGGGCCAGCACCCAAACCCTCGAGCAGGCAGCGCTCTCTGCTGACCCGAAAGGATTACAGGATGCTTTGCACCACTGGGTTCAAACCAGGTGGCCGGATGCACGCGGGAAAAGTATTGAAGAAATCCAAAAAATATTGAAACTCCCTGAGCTGGACAAGCTCCAGGAGTTAATCAATGGTGCGCTTTATGCAAAACCTGTCGTGCCACTAAATCGCGGACAGCTGACAGTGCTGATACAGAGCTTGACCAGTTTTGAACCCGGCCCGGAGGCAGACCTACAGGCTTCAGCACTACCTCCACTATTCAGCTCAAAAAAATAG
- a CDS encoding VWA domain-containing protein — translation MIDLSQFHFLRPHVLWLIIPTAVTCWALARTILASGRLQKIIDPELLPYLLMRGGEKRPWLFGLIFIVLALVIIALAGPTWRKLPTPVYTNQDALVVLLDLSPSMMATDLAPNRLTRARLKILDILKQRKDGLTALVAYAGEAHVVTPLTDDTGTIANLVPSLSPQVMPVPGSNIEAAVQSGLRLIRDGASGHGEVLAVTDGIARDAISTIKGELGGTSVSLSVLAVGSGEGSPIPKTNGSGFITDDSGAIVIANFSPQELSSLAESTGGRYARIAVDDSDIAYLLPDKPPQAQAELAERDFDQWREEGPWLVLLLLPLTLFLFRRGTLACALPLALLVSTPKTEAANWQDLWKTPDQQAQELLREGKPGEAAELFESPQWRGTAEYRAGEYDAAAKNFAQSQDPRGLYNLGNSLTQQGRFDEAITAYDEALKHAPEFASAEHNRKIAEQLKKLQESQQQQDQQQDQNNQDQQQQSDQKKDQNGNSQDQQQSQENRQSDQNSDQAGQQQQQSEDGQQPGQQPEDEPAAPPQSEQPQAGNPQDQQSDEQKAANANESPLDPETQQALDQWLRQIPDDPAGLMREKFKYESLQRRRAYRTGEWQPPENGATQRW, via the coding sequence GTGATCGACCTGTCCCAATTTCATTTTCTGCGCCCGCACGTGTTATGGCTGATCATACCTACAGCGGTCACCTGCTGGGCACTGGCGCGCACCATACTCGCAAGTGGTCGCCTGCAAAAAATCATCGATCCGGAATTGCTGCCATATCTGCTGATGCGTGGAGGCGAAAAACGCCCCTGGCTGTTCGGGCTCATATTTATTGTATTGGCTCTGGTCATCATCGCCCTCGCTGGCCCTACCTGGCGCAAACTGCCGACACCTGTTTACACCAATCAGGATGCACTGGTTGTGCTGCTGGACCTGTCGCCGTCGATGATGGCAACGGACCTGGCACCCAATCGCCTGACCCGCGCACGGCTAAAAATCCTCGACATTCTCAAGCAGCGCAAGGACGGCCTGACTGCCCTCGTAGCTTACGCCGGCGAAGCCCACGTCGTCACACCTCTGACAGACGATACCGGGACCATCGCCAACCTGGTTCCCTCGCTGTCACCGCAGGTCATGCCGGTACCCGGCAGCAATATTGAGGCGGCGGTCCAGAGTGGCTTACGCCTTATTCGCGATGGCGCCAGTGGCCACGGTGAAGTGTTGGCGGTGACCGATGGCATTGCCAGAGACGCCATCAGCACCATAAAAGGCGAACTGGGAGGCACCAGTGTCAGCCTGTCGGTACTCGCGGTGGGCAGCGGCGAAGGCAGTCCCATCCCCAAAACCAATGGCAGCGGTTTTATAACTGATGATAGCGGCGCTATCGTTATTGCAAATTTCAGCCCTCAAGAACTAAGCAGCCTCGCGGAAAGTACCGGAGGCCGTTATGCCCGAATCGCTGTTGACGACAGTGATATCGCCTACCTGTTGCCAGATAAACCACCACAGGCACAGGCGGAACTGGCAGAACGGGATTTTGACCAGTGGCGTGAAGAAGGCCCGTGGCTGGTACTCCTGCTTCTGCCATTGACCTTGTTCCTGTTCCGCCGCGGCACACTGGCCTGTGCCCTGCCCCTGGCATTACTGGTATCCACACCCAAAACCGAAGCCGCCAACTGGCAGGACTTGTGGAAAACGCCGGACCAGCAGGCGCAAGAGCTGCTGCGGGAAGGCAAACCCGGAGAAGCCGCCGAGCTATTTGAAAGCCCCCAGTGGCGCGGCACCGCCGAGTATCGCGCGGGAGAGTATGATGCTGCGGCAAAAAACTTTGCCCAGAGCCAGGATCCTCGCGGGCTTTACAATCTCGGCAACAGCCTGACCCAACAGGGGCGCTTCGACGAGGCAATTACAGCCTATGACGAAGCACTGAAACATGCCCCAGAGTTTGCCAGTGCTGAACACAACCGCAAGATCGCCGAGCAGCTGAAAAAGCTGCAGGAAAGTCAGCAGCAACAAGACCAACAGCAAGATCAGAACAACCAGGATCAGCAACAGCAATCCGACCAGAAAAAGGACCAGAACGGCAATTCCCAGGACCAGCAACAGTCCCAGGAAAACCGTCAGTCCGATCAAAACAGTGATCAAGCTGGCCAGCAGCAACAACAGAGTGAAGACGGACAGCAACCCGGCCAGCAACCGGAAGACGAACCGGCGGCCCCTCCTCAGTCTGAGCAACCACAGGCTGGAAACCCACAGGATCAGCAGTCTGACGAGCAAAAGGCAGCCAACGCCAATGAAAGTCCTCTGGACCCGGAAACCCAGCAGGCTCTCGATCAATGGCTACGCCAGATCCCTGACGACCCCGCTGGCCTGATGCGTGAAAAATTCAAATATGAAAGCCTGCAGCGCCGCCGCGCCTACCGCACCGGCGAATGGCAGCCCCCGGAAAACGGAGCGACTCAACGATGGTAA
- a CDS encoding glycosyltransferase family 2 protein, with protein sequence MRNIKIHAVIVTYQPDLELLALSISQIYKQVSAVTLVDNHSDNSANILTLIQKLPNCNLIQLSENLGVGAAQNTGLEYALARGAQQLLILDQDSVMAENAVNLLSRALLRLESSEAAAAVGPQYDLDGKAVMSPFVRCHWFYLGRVPKRELTEHPFVEVDFLISSGSLLSAKALRAIGQMDEALFIDHVDTEWCLRARANNFRLFGIRDAFMRHSLGEQTYRVWLGRWRLLPKHKPFRYYFTFRNSLLLARKPHVPLKWFSADCTRLMSLAIFCLLSPEQKFASIRMAWRGLKDGYQGRCPPRNAPES encoded by the coding sequence ATGCGCAATATCAAAATTCACGCAGTTATCGTCACCTATCAACCAGATTTAGAATTACTGGCACTGTCAATTTCCCAAATTTACAAACAAGTCAGCGCCGTCACACTGGTTGATAATCATTCCGACAACTCCGCTAACATCCTCACACTCATTCAGAAGCTTCCCAATTGCAACCTGATTCAGCTCTCAGAAAATTTAGGCGTCGGGGCAGCCCAAAATACCGGGCTTGAATATGCACTTGCCCGCGGAGCACAACAACTCCTAATACTCGACCAAGACAGCGTGATGGCGGAGAACGCCGTCAATCTTCTCTCCAGGGCGCTTCTCCGCCTGGAAAGCAGCGAAGCCGCTGCTGCGGTTGGGCCACAATACGATCTTGACGGCAAAGCGGTGATGTCGCCTTTTGTCCGATGTCACTGGTTCTATCTGGGCAGAGTTCCCAAAAGGGAATTGACTGAACACCCTTTCGTCGAAGTAGATTTTTTAATCTCGTCAGGATCCCTCTTGAGCGCAAAAGCGTTGCGGGCAATTGGTCAAATGGATGAAGCGCTATTCATTGATCATGTCGATACCGAGTGGTGTCTGCGTGCCCGAGCGAACAATTTTCGTCTATTCGGTATTCGTGACGCGTTTATGCGGCATTCGCTTGGTGAGCAAACTTACCGAGTATGGCTTGGACGCTGGCGCCTTCTGCCGAAACACAAGCCATTTCGCTACTATTTCACTTTTCGCAACAGCCTTCTCTTAGCTCGCAAACCGCATGTACCACTGAAGTGGTTTAGTGCTGACTGCACGAGACTCATGAGCTTGGCTATTTTTTGCCTTCTTTCACCAGAGCAAAAATTTGCGTCAATAAGGATGGCCTGGAGAGGACTCAAAGATGGCTACCAAGGCAGGTGTCCGCCGAGGAATGCTCCAGAAAGCTGA
- a CDS encoding glycosyltransferase: MTIQIIKRGLQYYRLYGWRKFSWAIHFKFRQGVKRIIRVLYILRDNMRSSHHYLEYQFFPALDRVNKPQRPASDIFRVPFVAIIADLSLPQCRKYRVVQKMEALEHLNIQAKFSHWEDIPRSMNILQMATFVIFYRLEDSALLDSYISECTRLQIPTAYDIDDPIFSREIYSENKNLDYLNPQEKNHLLESTQRYLQALQKFDITIVSTPRMALEVNKISGKPALLWRNAVDHETAASVKQLQPGLEKKYRTSEKDIIIAYASGSRAHEADFRVIQNILANILQNFPNVKLLIIGHLDLPDSLVRFKSRIFETGFSDYSRYISTLANADINIVPLVMDSFNDCKSGIRYMEAALLNVPTVAAAIGDFCNIIRNGENGFLAKDSDDWQQYLSTLIRSSDLRKKIGLKASQDVSGTLGIHEITNSLPATIKEMVHGRYR; encoded by the coding sequence GTGACAATACAGATCATCAAACGTGGACTCCAATATTATCGACTATATGGCTGGCGAAAATTCAGCTGGGCGATCCACTTCAAGTTCCGCCAGGGTGTAAAGCGAATCATAAGAGTGTTATATATACTTCGCGACAATATGCGCTCATCACATCATTATTTGGAATATCAGTTTTTCCCTGCTTTAGATCGGGTGAATAAGCCACAGCGCCCCGCCAGCGATATATTTCGAGTACCATTCGTTGCCATTATCGCTGACCTATCTCTCCCTCAATGTAGAAAATATCGTGTGGTTCAGAAGATGGAGGCTCTGGAACATCTGAACATTCAAGCGAAATTTTCCCACTGGGAAGACATTCCACGATCAATGAACATTCTTCAAATGGCAACTTTTGTCATTTTCTATCGTTTAGAGGACAGTGCGCTTCTTGACTCCTACATTAGTGAGTGTACAAGGTTGCAAATTCCAACAGCTTATGACATAGATGACCCAATCTTTTCAAGGGAAATATATAGTGAAAATAAAAATTTAGATTATTTAAATCCACAGGAAAAAAATCATTTATTAGAATCTACTCAAAGGTACCTACAGGCACTTCAAAAGTTTGACATTACCATCGTCAGCACTCCAAGAATGGCTTTGGAGGTAAACAAAATATCGGGTAAACCAGCACTTCTATGGAGAAATGCGGTCGATCATGAAACTGCTGCTTCCGTAAAACAGCTACAACCAGGTCTGGAAAAAAAATATCGAACATCTGAAAAGGACATCATTATCGCCTATGCGTCAGGCTCTCGCGCACACGAAGCTGATTTCAGAGTAATACAGAACATTCTTGCAAACATTCTACAAAATTTTCCGAATGTTAAATTATTGATAATCGGTCACTTGGACCTCCCTGATTCGCTAGTAAGATTTAAAAGCCGGATATTTGAAACGGGATTTTCTGATTACTCCCGATATATCAGCACATTGGCAAATGCAGACATAAATATCGTACCTCTAGTTATGGATTCATTTAACGATTGCAAAAGCGGAATTAGATATATGGAGGCTGCCTTACTAAACGTGCCAACTGTCGCGGCAGCCATAGGCGATTTTTGCAATATTATTCGCAATGGCGAAAATGGATTTTTAGCCAAAGATAGCGATGATTGGCAACAGTACCTGAGCACTCTGATCCGCAGCTCTGACCTTCGCAAGAAAATCGGTCTGAAAGCATCTCAAGACGTAAGCGGAACATTGGGAATTCATGAGATCACAAATTCCCTTCCTGCAACCATCAAGGAAATGGTACATGGACGCTACCGTTAG
- a CDS encoding ABC transporter ATP-binding protein gives MISIKAENIGLNYNIRQKISLSPKAVKLHATGGKITVNGRKKTIKALDNVSFELSAGDRLGLIGSNGAGKSTLLKVLYGIYEPSEGNLQVSGKIDALFNINLGFRKEATGRRNIFLRGLIRGWQPKEVESRMDEIIEFSELGHYIDLPLKSYSAGMAARLAFSIATNLEPEILLMDEWIGAGDPSFQEKAKTRMELLAEKAGIMVIASHNHKLLKNVCNKIIHLQEGKIIQSGAPDDLLE, from the coding sequence ATGATTTCAATTAAAGCCGAAAATATAGGCTTAAACTATAACATCCGCCAAAAAATCAGCCTTTCACCAAAGGCTGTCAAACTCCATGCTACTGGAGGAAAAATAACAGTTAACGGAAGAAAAAAAACGATCAAAGCCCTCGATAATGTGAGCTTTGAACTTTCCGCAGGTGACAGGCTGGGATTGATCGGAAGTAATGGTGCGGGGAAGTCCACGCTACTTAAAGTTCTATATGGAATTTACGAACCGAGCGAAGGGAATCTTCAGGTCTCCGGAAAAATCGATGCTCTTTTTAATATCAATCTTGGGTTCAGAAAGGAAGCAACTGGCCGAAGGAATATATTTTTACGTGGCCTCATCAGAGGCTGGCAGCCCAAAGAAGTCGAATCTCGCATGGATGAAATTATCGAGTTCAGTGAGCTTGGACACTATATTGACCTGCCATTGAAATCATATAGCGCAGGTATGGCAGCCAGACTTGCATTTTCCATCGCCACCAACTTGGAACCGGAAATACTGCTCATGGATGAATGGATTGGGGCTGGAGATCCCTCATTCCAGGAAAAGGCAAAAACCAGGATGGAATTACTCGCAGAAAAAGCGGGGATCATGGTTATCGCCTCACACAATCACAAACTATTAAAAAATGTTTGCAATAAGATAATTCACCTACAAGAAGGAAAAATAATTCAGTCCGGAGCACCAGATGACCTATTGGAATAG
- a CDS encoding ABC transporter permease codes for MIKTFSTAWADMRSALKLKNVWIALASEDISDQHKRTSLGPLWLLINYLAFTFTFVVIFQRGQGIENFPAYVSLGLLAWFFINEIISLSVTLFAREEGFLKGTVLPISTYVLRLLMQSIIRMGFTIIGCVAILSLNHTPLSLGWIYSLSGLALLILIAPAAIINLAFIGAFFPDSKFIISNIMRVGMFATPIFWHPANSGGLRQKIYELNPFTYMLEIVRQPILTDQFQTYAFLLCASIGLVLWIIAFIVLGSLRKKVIFVL; via the coding sequence ATGATCAAGACCTTCAGTACCGCTTGGGCAGATATGCGCTCCGCACTCAAATTGAAAAACGTGTGGATAGCACTTGCCAGTGAAGACATCTCCGACCAACACAAACGCACCTCTCTTGGCCCTCTCTGGTTGCTGATCAACTATCTTGCATTCACATTCACTTTTGTCGTGATTTTCCAGCGTGGTCAGGGAATTGAAAATTTTCCCGCCTACGTATCACTCGGCCTGCTCGCGTGGTTCTTCATTAACGAAATCATCTCTCTGAGCGTAACGCTATTCGCAAGAGAAGAAGGCTTCCTAAAGGGTACCGTACTCCCCATCTCTACTTATGTACTAAGACTACTAATGCAATCCATTATTCGAATGGGGTTCACGATCATAGGCTGTGTTGCAATTCTTTCCTTAAACCACACCCCCCTTTCTTTAGGATGGATATATTCTCTATCTGGCCTAGCATTACTTATTCTCATTGCACCTGCCGCGATAATCAACCTGGCCTTTATAGGTGCATTTTTCCCCGACTCAAAATTCATCATAAGCAACATCATGCGTGTAGGTATGTTTGCAACTCCAATCTTCTGGCATCCAGCTAATAGTGGAGGACTGCGCCAGAAGATTTACGAACTTAACCCATTCACATACATGTTAGAAATCGTTCGCCAACCAATTTTGACCGATCAATTTCAGACTTATGCATTTCTACTTTGCGCATCAATAGGCCTCGTCCTGTGGATAATTGCGTTCATAGTATTAGGAAGTTTACGTAAAAAGGTAATTTTTGTTCTCTGA
- a CDS encoding vWA domain-containing protein, with protein MFEFALPWLFILLPLPLVARKLLPKSEPLSSALKVPYYRQLPRYRGSSPANRLNLVMLWLLWGLLIAAAARPQWYGEPMTQTSSARDLLIAVDISGSMETPDMVLNGNPAMRITAVKQVVGEFVLRRQGDRLGLVLFGTRAYLQAPLTFDRKTVDTLLTEAQIGFAGQGTAIGDAIGLSVKRLTQRPAEQRVLILLTDGANTAGEVSPLKAAELAKQAGVTVYTIGVGADEMVQPGLLGSRFGARRVNPSRDLDSETLQAIADETGGRYFRAHNPQELANIYTELDRLEPVEQEAETYRPLKSLYIWPLGVALLLAALWGAVPLLASWVSANGTNGKSTAAAGGPHS; from the coding sequence GTGTTTGAATTTGCACTGCCGTGGCTATTTATCCTGCTGCCGCTACCGCTGGTTGCGCGCAAGCTCTTACCCAAAAGTGAGCCCCTCAGCAGCGCATTGAAGGTTCCTTACTACCGCCAGCTTCCGCGCTATCGCGGCAGCTCCCCGGCTAACCGCCTGAACCTGGTGATGTTGTGGTTACTTTGGGGGCTTCTGATCGCCGCCGCCGCCCGCCCACAGTGGTACGGCGAACCGATGACCCAGACCAGCAGCGCGCGAGACCTGCTTATTGCCGTGGACATATCTGGCAGTATGGAAACGCCGGACATGGTACTAAACGGAAATCCCGCCATGCGTATCACCGCAGTGAAGCAGGTGGTTGGAGAATTCGTACTGCGCCGTCAGGGGGACCGTCTCGGGCTGGTGCTGTTCGGTACCCGTGCCTATCTTCAGGCACCGCTGACATTCGACCGCAAAACTGTCGATACCCTGCTGACGGAAGCTCAGATCGGTTTTGCTGGCCAGGGTACCGCCATTGGCGACGCCATCGGGCTATCGGTAAAACGGCTCACTCAACGCCCCGCGGAACAGCGGGTACTGATTCTACTTACTGACGGTGCCAATACCGCCGGCGAAGTCAGTCCTCTCAAGGCCGCCGAGCTGGCCAAACAGGCCGGCGTTACCGTATACACCATCGGCGTCGGCGCCGATGAGATGGTCCAGCCCGGACTGCTCGGCTCACGCTTCGGTGCCCGCCGTGTCAATCCATCCAGGGATCTCGACAGCGAAACCCTACAGGCGATTGCCGATGAAACTGGCGGCCGCTATTTCCGCGCTCACAATCCACAGGAACTTGCAAACATTTATACGGAGCTGGATCGCCTGGAACCGGTAGAGCAGGAAGCGGAAACTTACCGGCCGCTAAAGTCTCTCTATATCTGGCCACTTGGAGTAGCACTATTGCTCGCCGCGCTTTGGGGAGCAGTGCCACTGCTTGCCAGTTGGGTATCTGCCAACGGCACCAATGGCAAGTCAACCGCCGCCGCGGGAGGGCCACACTCGTGA